Proteins from a genomic interval of Vibrio casei:
- a CDS encoding NAD(P)-dependent oxidoreductase, whose amino-acid sequence MKVSFIGLGVMGFPMAGHLTQYGFDVTVFNRTYAKAQEWVTQYKGKVESSVEACVKDADVVVLCVGNDDDVRSMTTSDVGALRFMKPGSVLVDHTTTSASLSEELSLAAQQVQVEFMDAPVSGGQSGAENGVLTIMCGGAQSLFDKLQPVFNAYGKSSVLMGGVGQGQRAKMVNQICIAGALRGLSEGLLLAQQSGLDIENLVNCLKNGAAGSWQMENRAVTMSEGKYDFGFAIDWMIKDLGFCLDEASKHGLNLAHTKQTYDDYVSLAESGDNRMDTSVLHKAVQKISKQ is encoded by the coding sequence ATGAAAGTGAGTTTTATTGGTTTAGGTGTTATGGGATTTCCAATGGCAGGCCATTTAACCCAATACGGTTTTGATGTCACGGTCTTTAACCGTACATATGCTAAAGCGCAAGAATGGGTAACTCAATATAAAGGTAAGGTGGAGAGTAGCGTTGAAGCGTGTGTGAAAGACGCTGATGTCGTTGTATTGTGTGTAGGTAATGATGACGATGTTCGCAGCATGACGACCAGTGACGTAGGGGCTCTACGTTTTATGAAACCAGGATCTGTTTTAGTGGATCACACCACCACTTCAGCATCTTTATCGGAAGAATTATCACTCGCGGCTCAGCAGGTTCAAGTTGAGTTTATGGATGCACCTGTTTCCGGTGGGCAAAGTGGGGCAGAAAATGGTGTGTTGACCATCATGTGTGGTGGCGCACAATCTCTATTTGATAAACTCCAACCAGTTTTTAATGCTTATGGTAAATCATCGGTATTAATGGGAGGCGTCGGGCAGGGGCAGAGGGCTAAAATGGTGAATCAGATATGCATCGCAGGGGCATTACGTGGTTTATCAGAAGGTTTATTGTTAGCTCAACAATCTGGACTTGATATTGAAAATTTAGTCAATTGCTTAAAAAATGGCGCCGCGGGATCGTGGCAGATGGAAAACCGTGCCGTGACGATGTCTGAGGGGAAATATGATTTTGGCTTTGCGATTGATTGGATGATTAAAGATTTAGGTTTTTGTTTAGATGAAGCCAGTAAGCATGGATTAAACTTAGCTCATACCAAACAAACTTATGATGATTATGTTTCTCTTGCAGAGTCAGGGGATAACCGCATGGACACTTCCGTGTTGCACAAAGCGGTTCAGAAAATATCGAAGCAATAA
- a CDS encoding tellurite resistance TerB family protein translates to MKAQGLLNSLLAAGQQMAQKGGSLAQSSLNVPDDSNERKAMLGGMGKGAVAAGAVALLLGTKKGRKLGGSALKIGSVAALGGLAFKAYQNWQQQNQSAVAPSQTPSLEEINDDLDERSKKLLQAVIAAAKADGHIDEKEQATIDSFIDNLGESRELSDFIQRELKKPLDPAEIAQNTHAPGLAAEVYLMSKIIVAEENFMEKAYLTELANKLNLEAGLIAELDEQVKTQDNG, encoded by the coding sequence ATGAAAGCTCAAGGCCTACTAAATAGTTTACTCGCCGCTGGTCAACAAATGGCTCAGAAAGGTGGAAGCTTGGCACAAAGCTCATTAAATGTTCCTGATGATAGTAATGAGCGAAAAGCCATGCTCGGTGGTATGGGAAAAGGGGCGGTAGCCGCTGGAGCTGTCGCTTTGTTACTTGGGACAAAAAAGGGCCGTAAACTTGGGGGGAGTGCGCTGAAAATAGGTTCGGTTGCTGCTCTAGGAGGTTTGGCTTTTAAAGCCTACCAAAATTGGCAGCAACAAAATCAAAGCGCAGTTGCCCCGTCACAAACGCCATCGTTAGAAGAGATCAATGATGACTTGGATGAGAGAAGCAAAAAGTTGCTGCAGGCTGTGATTGCTGCGGCGAAAGCGGATGGTCATATTGATGAAAAAGAGCAAGCCACAATCGACTCTTTTATTGATAATTTAGGCGAATCGAGAGAGTTGAGTGATTTTATACAAAGAGAGTTGAAGAAACCCCTCGATCCGGCAGAGATAGCTCAAAATACCCATGCTCCAGGATTAGCCGCTGAAGTCTATTTAATGAGTAAAATTATTGTAGCGGAAGAAAACTTTATGGAAAAAGCGTACTTAACAGAACTTGCCAATAAACTTAACCTGGAAGCTGGGTTAATTGCTGAATTGGATGAGCAAGTGAAAACGCAGGATAATGGTTGA
- a CDS encoding MATE family efflux transporter, whose amino-acid sequence MSIQPHSCTQTNPPISHLPPRLFSRVIKLAFPVALQSALVAILALADVLMVSDFGQTATAAVGIASRWHFVAIMIMAALATATGTLVSQYWGRDDKATAKTVSMMSLKFGSLIMIPVTLLMVGFGSQIMRIQTDDVLVIQQGADYLLYSLPLLMLTHWVITAEASLRSSGNAVLPLILAAITIAINIGLNFWLIHGGFGVPAMGVAGAALSTTISRAIQVGLIYGTLKYQKNWLIISGYQINNPRLWQSYKRLAIPNAANAVLWAFGTLTYQTIYGHMGTTELAVYSMIGPFEGLCYAIFMGISVACSVILGQSLGRDEYLQAQAMSQFFIKSIIAMGIVACGIMLLQRDNVIAFLDLDSPNFNGIADPAFTVMSFAIIIRMLNMLIINGILRAGGENHFCLRMDFIAMWMVGIPLTAYGAFVAELSFAWVYLLMISEEIVKLSLCFTRYLKKKWLNNLTIQTA is encoded by the coding sequence ATGTCCATTCAACCACACTCTTGTACTCAAACCAATCCACCCATATCACACTTACCGCCTCGGTTGTTTTCAAGAGTGATAAAATTGGCTTTTCCGGTCGCTCTACAAAGTGCACTCGTCGCAATTCTAGCCTTGGCCGATGTATTAATGGTGAGTGATTTTGGCCAAACGGCAACTGCCGCAGTGGGAATAGCCTCACGTTGGCATTTTGTTGCGATCATGATCATGGCCGCATTGGCAACCGCAACCGGTACTTTAGTTTCCCAATATTGGGGGCGAGACGATAAAGCTACCGCCAAAACGGTCAGTATGATGTCCTTAAAATTTGGGTCATTGATCATGATCCCTGTCACGCTATTAATGGTGGGATTTGGATCGCAGATCATGCGCATTCAAACCGATGATGTCCTTGTGATCCAACAAGGCGCAGACTACTTATTGTATAGCCTACCGTTATTAATGCTGACTCATTGGGTGATTACAGCAGAAGCGAGTTTACGTTCCAGTGGTAATGCGGTTTTGCCATTAATATTGGCCGCTATCACTATCGCCATCAATATTGGCCTCAACTTTTGGTTAATTCACGGAGGGTTTGGTGTGCCGGCGATGGGAGTAGCAGGAGCCGCGCTTTCTACTACCATCTCACGAGCCATACAAGTGGGCTTAATTTACGGTACCTTAAAATATCAAAAAAATTGGCTTATTATCAGCGGATATCAAATCAATAACCCTCGTTTATGGCAATCCTATAAACGACTCGCCATTCCAAATGCGGCGAATGCTGTGTTATGGGCATTCGGGACACTAACTTACCAAACGATCTACGGACATATGGGCACCACCGAGCTCGCTGTTTATAGCATGATTGGGCCTTTTGAAGGGTTATGCTACGCCATTTTTATGGGGATTTCGGTAGCATGCTCCGTCATACTCGGACAATCACTCGGGCGCGATGAATACTTACAAGCTCAAGCCATGTCTCAGTTTTTTATAAAATCGATCATAGCGATGGGTATCGTAGCCTGTGGCATTATGTTACTACAACGCGATAACGTCATCGCGTTTCTTGACTTAGACAGCCCAAACTTTAATGGTATTGCCGACCCTGCTTTTACTGTCATGAGTTTTGCTATCATTATTCGTATGCTAAATATGTTGATCATCAATGGTATTCTACGCGCTGGTGGTGAAAACCATTTTTGTTTACGTATGGATTTCATCGCAATGTGGATGGTGGGTATTCCTTTAACCGCTTACGGAGCTTTTGTAGCAGAGCTAAGTTTTGCTTGGGTATATCTACTTATGATTTCAGAAGAAATTGTTAAGCTATCTTTATGTTTTACTCGTTACTTAAAGAAAAAATGGCTCAATAATCTTACTATTCAAACCGCTTAG
- a CDS encoding helix-turn-helix transcriptional regulator, producing MFEITKNLCESVIEQELLNRHWQDEVYLAEACKERFIVSSEIPELIMEEISMAGLGEFSQGYSVERREPEIHTILFTLEGGGCLTTRHGIQQIQSNTVTVLPQGMPFRFELGEQPYWKMAWILLPPVSKWRQIEGSLQRVEQTHLCESVWSLLNLTHQEIQGRTTFRQLLLSELTRVMLGSTDVHPSNASMRVHSVFNQVEAQLHLPWTVKEIAKRSFLSEEQLNRISKQLYDQSPSQRLIRLRMEKALDLLHHRDWSITMIAHRLGYPDPYNFTHRFRKRYGMSPRDYRKNKL from the coding sequence ATGTTTGAAATCACGAAAAACCTGTGTGAATCCGTCATTGAACAAGAGTTGCTCAATCGTCATTGGCAAGATGAAGTGTATTTAGCCGAGGCTTGTAAAGAGCGTTTTATCGTGTCTTCCGAGATCCCTGAGTTGATAATGGAAGAAATCTCGATGGCTGGCCTAGGGGAGTTTTCTCAGGGTTATTCTGTAGAACGACGTGAACCTGAGATACACACTATTTTATTTACGCTTGAAGGTGGTGGATGCTTAACCACTCGCCATGGAATACAACAGATACAATCGAACACCGTCACCGTATTGCCTCAGGGGATGCCATTTCGATTTGAATTGGGCGAGCAGCCATATTGGAAGATGGCTTGGATTTTATTGCCACCGGTTTCTAAATGGCGACAAATTGAAGGCAGCCTACAGCGTGTAGAGCAGACACATTTATGCGAATCGGTATGGTCGTTATTAAACTTAACACATCAAGAAATACAGGGGAGGACGACATTTAGACAATTGCTTTTAAGCGAATTAACCCGTGTGATGCTTGGCTCGACCGATGTGCATCCGTCCAATGCTTCGATGCGCGTGCACAGTGTGTTTAACCAAGTAGAAGCGCAACTGCACTTGCCGTGGACGGTTAAAGAAATCGCCAAACGTAGTTTTTTGAGTGAAGAGCAATTAAATAGAATTTCAAAGCAACTGTATGATCAAAGTCCAAGTCAGCGTTTGATCCGGTTAAGAATGGAAAAAGCTTTGGATCTGCTTCACCATCGAGATTGGAGTATTACCATGATCGCTCATCGTTTGGGTTATCCTGATCCTTATAATTTCACGCATCGTTTTCGGAAAAGGTATGGCATGTCGCCAAGAGACTACCGTAAAAATAAACTATGA
- a CDS encoding IS3 family transposase (programmed frameshift), whose amino-acid sequence MKHYSAQSKESALQKMMPPNNIAIAQLSIEMGIGESTLYNWRKQAIDKGHLVPGDGKNAEQWSSANKFSVVLETASLNQAELAEYCRGKGLYVEQVSAWRNACIDANANVKEQEKAFSTETKKDKKQINQLEKELRRKDKALAETAALLVLRKKAKCDLGGSRGRMILDSARIQAVKLVNEAVSSGAPKFKACRELGISVRTYQRWTVDGNIKTDGRPISQRPEPKNKLSKAERDNILAIVNSDDFKSLPPSQIVPTLADEGIYLASESTYYRVLHEEKQQNARGRSQIKERKVPTTHCATGPNQVWCWDITWLPGPAKGLHFYLYLILDIFSRKIVGWEIHDDESAENASILIKKAHLKEGVKDNPLVLHSDNGSPMKGSSMLETLYSLGVVSSFNRPRVSNDNAYAESIFKTCKYRPDYPYKGFSTIDEARSWVLKFSHWYNFNHKHSGIKYVSPHQRHSGLAGDILANRKEVYQGAKDAHPERWSGNIRNWDLPKEVYLNPEQNSVKAESA is encoded by the exons ATGAAACATTATTCAGCGCAAAGCAAAGAGTCGGCTCTTCAGAAGATGATGCCTCCAAATAATATAGCAATAGCCCAATTATCAATCGAGATGGGGATTGGTGAATCAACCTTGTATAATTGGCGAAAACAAGCAATTGATAAGGGGCATTTAGTGCCAGGTGATGGAAAGAATGCTGAGCAGTGGTCATCAGCAAATAAATTCTCAGTCGTGTTGGAAACAGCCTCTTTAAATCAAGCTGAGTTAGCGGAATATTGTCGAGGCAAAGGTCTTTATGTGGAACAAGTATCGGCTTGGCGAAATGCGTGTATAGATGCAAACGCTAACGTTAAAGAGCAAGAAAAAGCCTTCTCCACCGAAACAAAGAAAGATAAAAAACAGATCAATCAATTAGAAAAGGAGCTACGTCGAAAAGATAAGGCACTCGCTGAAACCGCAGCACTATTGGTGTTAAGAAAAAAAGCAA AATGCGATCTGGGGGGAAGCCGAGGACGAATGATCCTCGACTCAGCTCGCATTCAAGCAGTTAAACTAGTTAATGAAGCTGTGAGTTCTGGTGCGCCAAAGTTTAAAGCTTGCCGTGAACTTGGGATCAGTGTCCGGACGTATCAACGTTGGACTGTTGACGGGAACATAAAAACAGATGGTAGACCAATATCTCAGCGCCCTGAGCCAAAAAATAAGCTATCAAAAGCAGAGAGAGATAACATATTAGCCATCGTTAATAGCGATGATTTTAAGAGCTTACCACCAAGCCAAATCGTCCCTACATTAGCAGATGAGGGTATTTATCTTGCTTCTGAATCAACATATTATCGTGTTCTTCATGAAGAAAAACAGCAAAACGCTCGCGGACGTAGTCAGATAAAAGAGAGAAAAGTACCGACGACACACTGTGCTACAGGGCCAAACCAAGTGTGGTGTTGGGATATTACTTGGTTACCAGGCCCCGCTAAAGGGCTGCATTTTTATTTATATTTGATACTCGATATATTTAGTCGAAAGATTGTTGGATGGGAAATTCATGATGACGAATCAGCAGAAAATGCATCAATATTAATTAAGAAAGCTCATTTAAAAGAAGGAGTTAAAGATAATCCTCTGGTACTGCATTCGGATAATGGAAGCCCAATGAAAGGCTCATCAATGCTTGAAACACTTTATAGTTTAGGTGTCGTGTCGTCTTTTAATCGTCCTAGGGTGAGCAATGATAATGCTTATGCTGAGTCGATATTTAAAACGTGTAAATATCGCCCTGACTATCCGTATAAAGGGTTTTCAACAATTGATGAGGCGCGTAGTTGGGTGTTGAAATTTAGCCACTGGTATAATTTTAACCACAAACATAGTGGCATCAAATACGTCAGCCCACATCAAAGGCATTCAGGATTAGCGGGTGACATATTGGCTAATAGAAAAGAAGTTTATCAAGGTGCTAAAGATGCTCACCCTGAGCGCTGGAGCGGTAATATCCGTAATTGGGATTTACCAAAAGAAGTGTACTTAAACCCTGAACAAAATAGTGTCAAGGCTGAGAGTGCATAA
- a CDS encoding 1,4-dihydroxy-2-naphthoyl-CoA synthase, with protein sequence MNNVSDIFNPEDWQEVEGFSFEDITYHRSVDAGVVRIAFHRPECRNAFRPKTVDELFCALEHARMWSDVGCVLITGNGPSARDGGWAFCSGGDQRIRGKDGYKYEGMPQDQVDPAALGRLHILEVQRLIRFMPKAVIAVVPGWAAGGGHSLHVVCDMTIASKEHAIFKQTDLDVASFDSGYGSAYLAKMVGQKKAREIFFLGLDYSAQDAFEMGMVNKVVPHADLEKEALEWGKIICQKSPTALRMMKFGLNMTDDGMVGQQLFAGEATRLAYGTDEAREGRDSFLEKRPKDFSKFPYHY encoded by the coding sequence ATGAATAACGTTTCTGATATTTTTAATCCTGAAGATTGGCAAGAAGTCGAAGGCTTTTCTTTTGAGGACATCACCTACCACCGGTCAGTCGATGCGGGCGTGGTTCGAATCGCCTTTCACCGCCCGGAATGTCGCAATGCTTTTCGTCCGAAAACCGTAGATGAATTATTCTGCGCTCTTGAACATGCTCGTATGTGGAGCGATGTCGGCTGTGTTTTAATTACAGGTAATGGGCCTAGTGCACGCGATGGTGGTTGGGCATTCTGCTCCGGTGGTGATCAACGTATTCGCGGTAAAGATGGTTATAAATATGAAGGTATGCCTCAAGATCAAGTCGACCCTGCCGCGCTTGGACGCTTACATATCCTTGAAGTACAACGGTTAATACGGTTCATGCCAAAAGCGGTGATTGCAGTAGTGCCTGGCTGGGCGGCCGGTGGTGGCCATTCACTTCATGTTGTTTGTGATATGACCATCGCTTCTAAAGAACATGCCATCTTTAAACAAACCGATTTAGATGTTGCTAGCTTTGACTCTGGCTATGGTTCAGCTTACTTAGCCAAAATGGTTGGCCAGAAAAAAGCCCGTGAGATCTTCTTTTTAGGTTTAGATTACAGCGCGCAAGATGCATTTGAAATGGGCATGGTGAATAAAGTCGTGCCTCATGCCGATCTTGAAAAAGAAGCACTGGAATGGGGTAAGATCATTTGCCAAAAATCCCCAACGGCACTGCGTATGATGAAATTTGGTTTGAACATGACCGATGATGGCATGGTTGGACAACAACTCTTTGCAGGAGAAGCCACTCGTCTTGCTTATGGTACTGACGAAGCACGCGAAGGCCGTGATTCTTTCTTAGAAAAACGCCCAAAAGATTTCTCTAAGTTTCCATATCACTATTAA
- a CDS encoding MDR family MFS transporter, with amino-acid sequence MVSPQKIFMSVALVIALGSLEKSIVTTPLPMIGDALNAGNALTWVVTAYLLAATAVLPVYGKLSDILGRVRMLYIGITLFIIGSAACGFAQDLQTLIISRVIQGIGGGGLIALAFTVIADCIPAREVGKYQGFISMVYAVSSIAGPLLGGYFAEHLSWRWVFWINIPLGLIAVFLIRRNLAHLNKKRDSKFDWLGAMMLMICSTSLLLLLSPEAELPISWTGGAFIASILLLIIVERRVSDPMLPARLAKLPNYLVCIVLILCSQLLMFAILVYLPMQMQWQKGLSASASGEIMVIFMISITLGAYCGGKLVNKSGEYKRYALFGFFLAAVSFAMIQNHLFPAVALGLSGLGIGFTLPALGVVVQNVLPPKDRGIGMSLFNFGRELGGAIGVAACSTVFQLSLNHNGVAKESSLADYSPQALASGFNSIYLLMAVMALIAMFITLFALKKQTLATEIDQD; translated from the coding sequence ATGGTTTCCCCGCAAAAAATATTTATGAGTGTTGCACTCGTGATAGCTCTGGGATCGTTAGAAAAAAGTATCGTTACGACACCACTGCCGATGATTGGCGATGCGTTAAATGCCGGTAATGCGCTTACTTGGGTCGTAACCGCCTATCTACTTGCCGCAACGGCCGTTTTACCAGTTTATGGAAAACTAAGTGATATTCTTGGTCGTGTCAGGATGCTGTACATTGGCATTACTTTATTCATTATTGGTTCTGCCGCTTGTGGCTTTGCACAAGACTTACAGACATTAATTATTTCAAGAGTCATCCAAGGTATTGGTGGAGGGGGGTTAATCGCTCTCGCCTTTACCGTTATTGCCGATTGCATTCCAGCACGTGAAGTCGGTAAATACCAAGGATTTATTTCAATGGTATATGCCGTTTCAAGCATTGCAGGCCCTTTACTTGGCGGTTACTTTGCCGAACACCTTTCATGGCGCTGGGTATTTTGGATTAATATTCCATTAGGGTTGATCGCAGTCTTTTTAATTCGACGCAATTTAGCTCATCTTAATAAAAAGCGAGATTCAAAATTCGATTGGCTTGGTGCCATGATGTTAATGATCTGTTCCACCAGCTTATTACTGCTTTTGTCACCAGAAGCTGAGTTGCCAATATCTTGGACTGGAGGCGCTTTTATCGCTTCCATTTTATTGCTCATCATTGTTGAAAGACGAGTCTCCGATCCCATGCTGCCAGCCCGCCTCGCCAAACTGCCAAATTATTTGGTCTGCATTGTATTAATTCTTTGCTCACAATTACTGATGTTTGCCATTTTGGTGTATTTACCCATGCAAATGCAGTGGCAAAAAGGATTATCGGCCTCAGCAAGTGGCGAAATCATGGTTATTTTCATGATAAGCATTACTCTCGGTGCTTACTGTGGCGGTAAGTTAGTGAATAAATCAGGTGAATATAAGCGCTATGCTTTGTTTGGTTTCTTTTTAGCAGCCGTCAGCTTTGCGATGATTCAAAATCACCTTTTCCCTGCCGTTGCACTTGGATTATCAGGGCTTGGCATTGGCTTCACTTTACCCGCATTAGGCGTCGTCGTACAAAACGTGCTTCCACCAAAAGACAGAGGAATTGGGATGTCTTTATTTAACTTTGGTCGGGAACTTGGTGGTGCTATTGGTGTTGCCGCATGTTCAACAGTTTTCCAATTAAGCTTAAATCATAATGGTGTAGCCAAAGAATCTAGCCTCGCCGATTATAGCCCACAAGCTTTAGCCAGCGGATTTAATTCTATTTACTTACTCATGGCTGTCATGGCACTTATCGCCATGTTCATCACCTTATTTGCGCTAAAAAAACAAACTTTAGCGACTGAAATCGATCAAGATTAA
- the gltS gene encoding sodium/glutamate symporter: MNTVYPVGSIESFLLAIFVLLLGHFINSKVPFLTKYKVPEPIVGGLIVAAIITILHFQHITLEFDLPLEHTLMLLFFTTVGLSASYSQLLKGGKKVFIFLGVASIYIIIQNAVGVGLAEMLGIDPLLGLVAGSITLSGGHGTGAAWASTFQDRYGLNTLEFAMAAATFGLIMGGIIGGPVAQRRIQKHNLMSEYGAGDKHHDAFPDVVTYNDREEDNVSAYRVIETLATMLVCVVGAIYMEQWVNTLQISWMKIPDFVYALFLGVIITNLFELTGKYKLNTDTVDILGTVSLSLFLAMALMSLKLWEIFSLAIPLLVILCVQTLILGVFAYNVTFRVMGSNYDAAVITGGHCGFGLGATPTAVMNMGSLVTHYGPSPQAFMVVPIVGAFFIDIVNLIIIQGYLSFIG; encoded by the coding sequence ATGAATACAGTTTATCCTGTTGGTTCTATCGAGTCTTTTTTACTGGCGATTTTCGTCTTGCTGTTAGGTCACTTTATTAATAGTAAAGTACCATTTTTAACAAAGTACAAAGTGCCAGAGCCGATTGTTGGTGGCTTGATCGTCGCGGCAATCATCACTATTCTACATTTTCAACACATTACTTTAGAGTTTGATCTGCCACTTGAGCACACATTAATGTTGCTCTTTTTTACCACTGTTGGACTCTCTGCTAGCTACTCGCAATTGTTGAAAGGTGGTAAGAAGGTTTTTATCTTCCTTGGCGTAGCATCAATTTATATTATTATTCAAAATGCGGTAGGGGTTGGCTTAGCTGAAATGTTAGGGATTGATCCATTGCTCGGATTAGTTGCAGGCTCAATTACCTTATCAGGAGGACATGGAACTGGTGCAGCTTGGGCAAGTACTTTCCAAGATAGATATGGCTTAAATACCTTAGAGTTTGCGATGGCCGCCGCCACTTTTGGGTTAATTATGGGGGGTATTATTGGTGGTCCGGTAGCTCAAAGACGCATTCAAAAACACAATTTAATGTCCGAATACGGCGCAGGGGATAAGCACCACGATGCCTTCCCAGATGTTGTTACTTATAACGATCGTGAAGAAGACAATGTCTCTGCCTATCGTGTCATTGAAACCTTAGCAACCATGCTCGTGTGTGTGGTTGGTGCCATTTATATGGAGCAATGGGTCAATACTCTGCAAATTAGTTGGATGAAAATTCCTGATTTTGTTTATGCTCTATTTCTTGGTGTGATCATTACCAACCTATTTGAGCTAACGGGAAAATATAAGCTTAATACCGATACGGTGGATATTCTTGGTACTGTATCGCTTTCACTGTTTTTGGCAATGGCATTAATGAGCCTTAAATTATGGGAGATTTTTTCTCTTGCAATTCCTCTACTGGTTATTTTATGTGTTCAAACCCTTATTTTGGGGGTGTTTGCTTACAATGTAACCTTTAGAGTTATGGGATCTAATTATGATGCTGCGGTTATCACAGGCGGACATTGTGGATTTGGTTTAGGGGCAACGCCAACAGCGGTCATGAACATGGGGTCATTAGTCACTCACTATGGTCCTTCACCTCAAGCGTTCATGGTCGTACCCATCGTGGGAGCTTTCTTTATCGATATTGTTAACTTAATTATCATTCAAGGTTATTTATCGTTTATTGGCTAA
- a CDS encoding YdcF family protein yields the protein MARYYQQVLSVWNYFKLNQTLQASDAILLLGSSDLRVGERAAELYHQGIAPLVIISGGKGRMTDGVFELSEAETFAKVVMDCGVPHYAILLEDQSTNTGENFQFTQQLLEKKGITLQSITLVQKPYMERRALATSEKVWPNIKAQVTSPQYDFLDYCSALHPSTEVINLMVGELQRMKHYPPQGFFAEQPWSPELDDALESLLAIGYDEQTIL from the coding sequence ATGGCTCGTTATTATCAGCAAGTTTTATCAGTTTGGAATTACTTTAAGCTCAATCAAACCCTTCAAGCGAGTGATGCTATTTTACTACTAGGTAGTTCAGATTTACGAGTAGGGGAAAGGGCGGCAGAGCTCTACCATCAAGGAATTGCACCTTTGGTGATTATTTCTGGAGGAAAAGGCCGGATGACCGATGGAGTGTTTGAATTATCAGAAGCTGAAACCTTTGCCAAAGTTGTGATGGATTGTGGGGTACCTCACTATGCTATTTTATTAGAAGATCAATCGACTAATACAGGGGAGAATTTTCAGTTCACACAGCAGCTTTTAGAGAAAAAAGGAATCACTTTACAAAGTATTACGTTAGTGCAGAAACCCTATATGGAAAGGCGAGCACTGGCAACAAGTGAAAAGGTTTGGCCAAATATTAAAGCGCAAGTGACGTCTCCTCAGTATGATTTTTTGGATTACTGTAGTGCACTACATCCTTCGACGGAAGTCATCAACTTAATGGTTGGGGAGTTACAGCGTATGAAACACTATCCACCTCAAGGATTTTTTGCTGAACAACCGTGGTCTCCAGAGCTGGATGACGCATTAGAATCCTTACTCGCCATTGGGTATGACGAACAGACGATTTTATAA
- the dgcA gene encoding N-acetyl-D-Glu racemase DgcA, whose product MRMMVTTKSWPIAGAFTISRGSKTHADVVVVELMSNGHTGRGECVPYARYGESIEQVQQDLAMIAPNLTAHTTAKEFAKWLPAGAARNALDCAWWDLQCKQQHQSIWQLLDIKPSALTTAFTLSLDIPEKMGEAAKKNQARPILKLKLAGLGDIERVAAVRANAPQTMIIVDANEGWNIDLYHLMIPRLVELNVAMIEQPFPSENDHWLDGLDRPILVCADESCHGIDSLQTLAGRYDMINIKLDKTGGLTHALALKKATLEQGLKVMVGCMVGSSLGMAPAFVVAQGADIVDLDGPLLLAEDEPSGFEFTVSSMQVMDEKLWG is encoded by the coding sequence ATGAGAATGATGGTAACCACAAAATCTTGGCCCATTGCTGGCGCGTTTACCATTTCGCGTGGTTCAAAAACTCATGCTGATGTGGTGGTGGTTGAATTAATGTCTAACGGCCATACTGGTCGTGGAGAATGTGTTCCTTATGCTCGATACGGTGAATCGATAGAGCAAGTACAGCAAGATCTTGCCATGATAGCACCGAATTTGACAGCACATACAACGGCTAAAGAGTTTGCAAAATGGTTACCGGCTGGCGCTGCGCGTAATGCATTAGATTGCGCATGGTGGGATTTACAGTGTAAACAGCAACATCAATCGATTTGGCAATTACTCGATATAAAGCCGAGTGCGTTAACGACCGCCTTTACATTGTCGCTTGATATACCAGAAAAAATGGGTGAAGCCGCGAAAAAAAATCAGGCACGCCCTATTTTAAAATTGAAGCTTGCAGGCCTAGGTGATATTGAGCGGGTAGCAGCAGTCAGAGCTAATGCTCCTCAAACCATGATTATTGTCGATGCCAATGAAGGTTGGAATATTGACTTATATCATCTAATGATCCCAAGATTGGTTGAACTTAATGTCGCGATGATCGAACAGCCTTTTCCTAGTGAGAATGATCATTGGTTAGATGGATTAGATCGCCCAATTCTCGTCTGCGCCGACGAATCTTGTCATGGGATTGACAGTTTACAAACACTTGCCGGCCGCTATGACATGATTAACATTAAATTGGATAAAACCGGAGGCTTAACGCATGCACTGGCCTTAAAAAAAGCCACTCTAGAGCAAGGTCTGAAAGTTATGGTAGGCTGCATGGTAGGCAGTTCATTAGGTATGGCTCCGGCTTTTGTTGTGGCACAAGGTGCTGACATTGTTGATCTTGATGGGCCACTTTTGCTCGCTGAAGATGAACCAAGTGGCTTTGAGTTTACGGTCTCATCCATGCAAGTTATGGATGAAAAGTTATGGGGTTAA